The following proteins are co-located in the Leishmania panamensis strain MHOM/PA/94/PSC-1 chromosome 26 sequence genome:
- a CDS encoding hypothetical protein (TriTrypDB/GeneDB-style sysID: LpmP.26.2230), giving the protein MRPSPEAHRRRMPWTAAKDYVPGVVLNNKENLVLDGTQLVELDHIDRSAQLDPLEVLKAAVATRAYNTSTGFNIFQLASQTRFHGRGQKFFREEWRQGTYDKYVTLAAIDFDREGSKGTAYGYITFHGESTTRPVEISYADTPGWQMEYDDAAAVPFDAVVPPPPSIGTEVPVDPSTYRLKAYPFYDAPNPPEFVERLLKDRGVLPDLPMDASVPAEDEAAASADGAGADGSHHYESKDSV; this is encoded by the coding sequence ATGCGACCCTCTCCGGAGGCACATCGTCGACGAATGCCTTGGACGGCAGCCAAGGACTACGTGCCCGGCGTTGTATTGAACAACAAGGAAAACCTCGTCTTGGATGGGACGCAGCTGGTGGAGCTTGACCACATCGATCGCTCCGCGCAGCTGGACCCGCTTGAGGTGCTCAAGGCCGCCGTGGCAACGCGCGCCTACAACACGTCTACCGGCTTCAACATCTTCCAGCTTGCCTCGCAGACGCGCTTCCACGGCCGTGGGCAGAAGTTCTTTCGCGAGGAGTGGCGGCAGGGCACTTATGACAAGTACGTTACCTTAGCTGCCATTGATTTTGATCGAGAGGGCAGCAAAGGCACGGCGTATGGCTACATCACATTTCATGGCGAGTCCACTACCCGACCTGTTGAGATCAGCTACGCCGACACACCAGGTTGGCAGATGGAGtacgacgacgctgccgcgGTCCCCTTTGACGCCGTcgtgccaccaccgccgagcaTTGGCACGGAGGTCCCGGTAGATCCCTCCACGTATAGGCTGAAGGCATACCCCTTTTACGATGCGCCGAACCCGCCCGAGTTTGTGGAGCGGCTGCTCAAGGATCGCGGTGTGTTGCCAGACCTGCCCATGGATGCCTCGGTACCCGCAGAagacgaggcggccgccTCCGCAGACGGTGCAGGCGCGGACGGATCACATCACTACGAGTCGAAGGACAGCGTTTAA
- a CDS encoding nitrilase, putative (TriTrypDB/GeneDB-style sysID: LpmP.26.2240) has product MSSVLSVTLCQMAVTREKAANIRKAVAMIVEAAKRGSKLAVLPECFNCPYDTKYFDRYSEALAPGNETFDAMSHCAKVNSIWIIAGSIPEKSADGRLFNSSMTFGPDGALKHVHRKVHLFRINTEAVRFDEGEVLSAGNDATAISLDEHTKFGVGICFDIRYPFLAWKYAEQGTSFIVYPGAFNMVTGPAHWELTGRARAVDNQQYVFLCSPARDTSAEYVAWGHSMVIDPFGNVLCELDEKEGFVDYKMDLSAISETRSRIPILKGVRNDLYTLHWKQ; this is encoded by the coding sequence ATGTCGTCTGTTCTGTCCGTGACACTTTGTCAGATGGCTGTCACACGCGAAAAGGCAGCCAACATCAGAAAGGCTGTCGCGATGATAGTTGAAGCTGCGAAGCGGGGCAGCAAGCTGGCTGTTTTGCCTGAGTGCTTCAACTGTCCGTATGACACAAAGTATTTCGATAGGTACTCTGAAGCTCTTGCGCCAGGCAATGAGACATTTGACGCGATGTCGCACTGTGCCAAAGTGAACAGCATCTGGATCATTGCCGGTAGTATCCCGGAAAAATCAGCTGATGGACGACTATTTAATTCGAGCATGACGTTTGGACCGGATGGTGCGCTGAAACACGTGCACCGCAAGGTGCACTTATTCCGCATCAACACAGAGGCTGTTCGTTTCGACGAGGGCGAGGTGCTTAGTGCTGGAAATGATGCGACCGCCATCTCACTGGACGAACACACCAAGTTCGGCGTTGGTATTTGCTTCGACATCCGATATCCCTTCCTGGCGTGGAAGTACGCCGAACAAGGAACTTCCTTCATTGTGTACCCAGGTGCCTTCAACATGGTAACCGGCCCGGCGCACTGGGAGCTGACAGGGCGTGCTCGCGCTGTCGACAATCAGCAATATGTTTTCTTATGTTCCCCTGCCCGCGATACCTCCGCGGAGTACGTGGCATGGGGTCACTCCATGGTGATAGATCCCTTTGGCAATGTCCTCTGTGAGCTGGATGAAAAGGAGGGGTTCGTTGATTACAAGATGGACCTGAGCGCCATTTCAGAGACTCGCAGCCGAATTCCCATCCTGAAAGGCGTGCGTAACGACCTCTATACGCTACATTGGAAGCAGTAA
- a CDS encoding hypothetical protein (TriTrypDB/GeneDB-style sysID: LpmP.26.2250) — MVQSAEIVNETVHQRKAEGHLKNSSIDSDDVSMMSKRDIECIELHKLQYMHSQDGPFIGSRTKDNTPDQVSFRKRRHIVRVPQPDIEYRPNETSFRRLPKNYIIPNEFELRALYPMSTSLKIIEGKADCVDHSAFNIDEDPSPIAYSMISPPDWRSDIEYPYMVVLPDHRGVPRDFEDVCANFFERPTHYELMVQQRWVILSPVVNLRHNIQVPVEGVVARFCDWVTDNFRVENGKVHLLGKGNGGYVALRTVLEHKDVALSVTAILGRNGSPFRPLDRAQDKVKNYNGVHSLVYVPGLLRKQDWYYKFKFMLDMARVRPPLRNVHFADVRDHQVYYAINPHEFWNYMLYFRKYHMRMITESGYSV; from the coding sequence ATGGTGCAGTCCGCTGAGATTGTCAATGAAACAGTGCACCAGAGGAAAGCCGAAGGTCATCTGAAAAATAGTAGCATTGATTCAGACGATGTAAGCATGATGAGCAAGAGGGATATTGAGTGCATTGAGCTGCACAAACTCCAGTACATGCACTCGCAGGACGGGCCATTTATTGGTTCGCGGACAAAGGACAACACACCGGATCAAGTGAGCTTCCGAAAACGTAGACACATTGTTCGAGTTCCTCAACCAGACATCGAGTACCGCCCGAACGAAACATCATTTAGGCGCCTCCCAAAGAACTACATTATCCCCAATGAGTTTGAGCTTCGCGCGCTCTATCCGATGTCGACAAGCCTAAAGATTATCGAAGGAAAGGCTGATTGCGTCGATCACAGCGCATTCAACATCGATGAAGATCCGTCACCTATTGCATACAGTATGATCTCGCCGCCAGATTGGAGGTCCGATATAGAGTACCCGTACATGGTTGTGTTGCCTGATCACCGCGGCGTTCCACGCGACTTTGAGGATGTGTGCGCCAACTTCTTCGAGCGTCCCACTCATTACGAATTGATGGTGCAACAAAGGTGGGTCATTCTCTCCCCTGTTGTGAACCTTCGACATAATATTCAAGTTCCGGTggaaggggtggtggcgcgaTTCTGCGATTGGGTGACGGACAACTTCCGCGTCGAGAATGGGAAAGTGCATCTTCTCGGCAAAGGTAATGGTGGGTATGTTGCACTGCGAACGGTGCTGGAGCACAAGGATGTGGCCCTTAGCGTCACCGCAATTTTAGGCCGCAACGGCTCCCCTTTTAGGCCGCTTGATCGAGCACAGGATAAAGTGAAGAATTACAATGGTGTCCATAGTCTTGTGTATGTGCCTGGGCTGCTAAGGAAGCAGGACTGGTACTACAAGTTTAAGTTCATGCTAGACATGGCACGGGTGCGCCCACCTCTTAGGAATGTGCATTTTGCTGATGTACGGGACCATCAAGTGTACTACGCCATTAATCCGCATGAGTTTTGGAACTACATGCTGTATTTTCGGAAGTACCACATGAGGATGATAACAGAGAGTGGCTATTCTGTTTAG
- a CDS encoding hypothetical protein (TriTrypDB/GeneDB-style sysID: LpmP.26.2260): MMGYEGRCVLLDDTDEWVNIPFVVREFMKQLNDEAQSSRVVVESLRQEQKETSLLLRRVMQKQADLEIDNTRNILSLNHHASRVAYDSTMKRHTEQIHYLRKKADAFDTKMQHLSSHVEGLSQAALSSTKTVGAFGELKGLVTGLSTKAETTERLLKDHIDAYTVAQRPTESLVDTSALAAVTDIQKAFKNQLDVYSARQSSLEKSVEVLREASSTQEEESSRIRGICGELSQIVEVDQKTNKDRLTSCFNTMEKLEKLCVAQHAELETRMKRAEETSLGCESRSHEEVKSLYAELGGLLKENQAETRQRCCELAEELRAVKEQQRRLVEQLATANHEVESVTQRAVKQMKDISVRLASVETEVEQFGATFVARRDHQKEQRQTQESLDIVRSSVADTVAAFQAQVQQLATSVKTMRTEQGEDNDWLHNELGRIGTIVGYTSQQREKQERQVTSLCEIVHNLSVAVDGLQKGCGAAAAPSPAPAASPAQANTPESCINHEVPAAWETWRSTFMKDVEGKITAAVSPNLQPYTSPPVLERVSQQLNELTAKVDGGAKYTQAIMSQQMDQIRHIVRDEVMHQLQSHPVLREVTPALAEVEAVKRRVAGVELSLHTLPARADRWIVDSEAGGLSSADSVLQRVLVVEQAIEDFKRRLLELGEHVIGVDQRGNQLACGAHEMEAQLQDQQRMTLKLGTDLTAALESLLHTEQSLSLHQSSTALQLSEVHTWLEKWKRDAAAAPTAAAPSVEPPCAQKGAVSQTSADGSCKSLSAGVAQLAETVERLSAQVARVETDILHAVHADLEAVRSECAAVAAARKIEKGNVSSPTTNALDTEEVHAAYKELQHRLDVEESLRHEAEAAFRAVEARLLAVERCASELLSALPKEVSPSAGDADSTATAAAVAYCTGELARCHERLDVVQHQLTSNTCRCASEAERDVHCRDVHRLQQGLECLQEDMQAFVASQLCTKVREAEPALVEAATTAAVLRCQEALKAAAESTATAVDAHANAKSVAALQAAVEAVQRTLDEHISTVLEGRDRVEGMAQVLGATVDSLNGLETTQLELRRELERVQSAHQAHQRDLSLQLETVVSSIETKVDELRANVKGSAVVSAAESLEAGNCAQKPSDNAKAAWVAEVVDSMHTTYYTRALLEERLENIWSSMISLLTRKEDVSAVHDKLNGLHQLMQEEMQIELQRLEEQLANQLAEKVSLANLQDILEHHIFSSDAHSDDIVM, translated from the coding sequence ATGATGGGCTATGAGGGTCGCTGTGTCCTTCTGGATGACACTGATGAATGGGTGAATATTCCATTTGTGGTACGTGAGTTTATGAAGCAACTGAATGATGAAGCACAATCATCCCGGGTCGTGGTGGAATCGCTCCGGCAAGAGCAAAAAGAGACAAGTCTGCTACTGCGTCGAGTGATGCAAAAGCAGGCGGATCTAGAAATCGATAACACCCGTAATATATTGTCACTGAATCACCACGCCTCCAGAGTTGCCTACGACTCCACTATGAAGCGGCACACAGAGCAGATCCACTATTTACGCAAAAAGGCAGATGCATTTGATACCAAAATGCAGCACCTTTCTTCACATGTAGAGGGACTATCACAGGCAGCCCTTTCTTCCACAAAAACGGTCGGTGCCTTTGGTGAGTTGAAAGGGCTTGTCACAGGGCTTTCTACAAAGGCGGAAACGACGGAGAGGCTGCTCAAGGATCACATCGATGCTTACACTGTGGCTCAGAGGCCCACCGAATCGCTGGTCGACACAAGTGCATTGGCGGCTGTCACAGACATACAGAAAGCGTTTAAGAACCAACTGGACGTTTATAGCGCACGCCAAAGTAGTCTGGAGAAGAGCGTTGAGGTCCTCCGAGAAGCTTCCAGCACTCAAGAAGAGGAAAGTAGCAGAATTCGCGGCATATGCGGGGAGCTATCGCAGATTGTGGAGGTAGATCAAAAGACGAACAAGGATCGCCTCACATCGTGCTTTAATACAATGGAGAAGCTCGAGAAGCTGTGCGTTGCGCAGCATGCCGAGCTGGAAACACGTATGAAGCGTGCGGAGGAAACTTCTCTTGGGTGCGAGTCCAGGTCACACGAAGAAGTCAAATCTCTCTATGCTGAACTTGGTGGTCTTCTCAAAGAGAATCAGGCTGAaacgcggcagcgctgttgcgAATTGGCAGAGGAGTTGCGAGCGGTAAaggaacagcagcggcgcctggTAGAGCAGCTGGCAACTGCTAATCATGAGGTCGAAAGTGTCACACAGCGTGCCGTGAAGCAGATGAAGGATATCTCTGTGCGCCTTGCTAGTGTGGAaacagaggtggagcagtTTGGTGCCACTTTCGTGGCTCGCCGCGACCATcagaaggagcagcggcagactCAGGAATCGCTTGACATAGTCAGGAGTTCGGTAGCAGACACCGTCGCGGCCTTTCAGGCTCAAGTGCAACAACTCGCCACTTCCGTCAAGACGATGCGGACGGAGCAAGGGGAGGATAATGATTGGCTGCACAACGAGCTGGGCCGCATCGGCACAATTGTCGGCTACACGTCACAACAGCGTGAAAAGCAGGAACGGCAAGTGACGTCTTTGTGCGAAATTGTGCATAATCTTTCGGTCGCTGTGGACGGGCTGCAGAAGGggtgcggcgccgctgcggcaccttcTCCGGCGCCCGCTGCTTCACCAGCGCAGGCGAACACACCAGAGAGTTGCATCAACCATGAGGTTCCAGCGGCATGGGAAACATGGCGGTCGACCTTTATGAAAGATGTGGAAGGGAAGATCACAGCGGCTGTGTCACCGAATTTACAGCCATACACATCGCCGCCTGTACTTGAGCGCGTGTCTCAGCAGCTGAACGAGCTGACCGCGAAGGTGGACGGCGGTGCCAAGTACACGCAGGCCATCATGTCACAGCAGATGGATCAGATACGGCACATTGTGAGAGATGAGGTGATGCATCAGCTGCAGTCGCACCCAGTACTGCGTGAAGTGACGCCAGCGTTggctgaggtggaggcggtaAAACGCCGCGTGGCAGGGGTCGAGCTAAGCCTGCACACCCTGCCAGCACGAGCCGACCGATGGATCGTGGATTCTGAAGCTGGCGGCCTCTCCTCAGCTGATtccgtgctgcagcgtgttCTCGTGGTCGAGCAGGCGATTGAGGACTTCAAGCGTCGGCTGCTGGAGCTCGGCGAGCATGTGATAGGTGTTGACCAGCGTGGCAACCAGCTTGCCTGCGGCGCTCACGAGATGGAGGCGCAACTGCAggaccagcagcgcatgACGCTCAAGCTGGGCACTGAtctgacggcggcgctggagagcCTGTTGCATACGGAGCAgtctctttccctccaccaAAGTTcgacggcactgcagctgtCGGAGGTGCACACGTGGCTGGAGAAGTGGAAgcgtgatgcagcagcggcaccaactgcggctgcgccgtCCGTAGAGCCACCATGTGCGCAAAAGGGCGCCGTTTCTCAAACAAGCGCCGATGGGTCTTGCAAGAGCCTAAGCGCCGGGGTTGCCCAGTTGGCGGAAACGGTAGAGCGCCTTTCCGCGCAGGTGGCTCGAGTGGAGACAGATATACTACATGCAGTGCACGCCGATCTTGAAGCAGTGCGAAGCgagtgtgctgctgttgctgctgcacgaaAAATTGAGAAGGGCAACGTGTCTTCACCCACCACCAATGCGCTTGACACAGAAGAGGTGCACGCTGCCTACAAAGAGCTTCAGCACCGCCTTGACGTTGAGGAGTCGTTGCGTCATGAAGCGGAGGCGGCGTTTCGCGCAGTGGAAGCACGGCTTCTTGCCGTAGAGAGGTGTGCTTCGGAGTTATTGTCCGCTCTTCCTAAAGAAGTCTCCCCATCCGCGGGCGATGCAGACTCGactgccacggcggcggccgtggcaTACTGCACTGGTGAGTTGGCACGATGCCATGAGCGACTCGACGTAGTTCAGCATCAGCTCACTAGCAACACGTGCCGCTGTGCCAGTGAAGCGGAGAGGGATGTTCACTGCCGGGATGTGCATCGACTGCAGCAGGGTCTGGAGTGCTTGCAGGAGGACATGCAGGCCTTTGTGGCGTCACAGCTCTGCACAAAGGTACGTGAGGCAGAGCCGGCCTTGGTTGAGGCTGCCACGACTGCAGCCGTCCTCCGCTGTCAGGAAGCGCTGAAGGCAGCTGCTGAGTCGACCGCGACTGCGGTGGATGCACACGCGAACGCAAAGAGCGTAGCGGCACTGCAggctgctgtggaggcggtgcaacGCACCTTGGACGAGCACATATCGACTGTGCTCGAGGGCCGCGACCGTGTCGAGGGCATGGCACAGGTACTTGGTGCTACTGTTGATAGCCTTAACGGACTAGAGACGACACAGTTGGAGTTGCGCAGAGAGCTGGAAAGAGTACAATCGGCACACCAAGCGCACCAGCGAGACTTGTCGCTTCAGCTCGAGACTGTCGTCAGCAGCATCGAGACCAAGGTTGATGAACTGCGTGCCAACGTGAAGGGGTCCGCCGTCGTGTCAGCGGCTGAGTCGTTGGAGGCAGGCAACTGTGCGCAGAAACCCTCTGACAATGCTAAAGCGGCCTGGGTAGCGGAGGTAGTCGACTCGATGCACACCACCTACTATACACGAGCACTTCTCGAGGAGCGACTGGAGAACATATGGTCTTCAATGATTAGCCTTCTCACGCGCAAGGAGGACGTCAGCGCTGTGCACGACAAGCTCAACGGCCTCCATCAGCTCatgcaggaggagatgcagattgagctgcagcgacttgAGGAGCAGCTGGCAAATCAGCtggcagagaaggtgagctTGGCGAACTTGCAGGATATCTTGGAACATCACATCTTCAGCTCAGACGCCCACTCTGACGACATCGTCATGTGA
- a CDS encoding hypothetical protein (TriTrypDB/GeneDB-style sysID: LpmP.26.2270): protein MLGRRVFGSTAIPRFMYTRLHISSPAQAARMLPVLVPLTPSLSQSVGGMMSAVAQGSLESMPTLEVGEQDPASLKALLESISPLQLGFSRLFELWGIVRGTVMVSTILRGSVATL from the coding sequence ATGCTTGGACGCCGTGTTTTTGGCAGCACGGCCATCCCGCGCTTCATGTACACGCGGCTGCACATCAGCTCGCCGGCGCAGGCGGCTCGCATGCTGCCGGTGCTTGTGCCGCtgacgccgtcgctgtcgcagtCCGTCGGCGGTATGATGAGCGCTGTCGCACAGGGATCGCTAGAGTCGATGCCAACGTTAGAGGTGGGAGAGCAGGACCCTGCCTCGCTCAAGGCCCTTCTGGAGAGCATTTCCCCACTGCAACTGGGGTTTTCGCGTTTATTCGAATTATGGGGCATCGTTCGAGGAACCGTGATGGTTAGCACAATATTGAGAGGGTCAGTTGCAACGCTTTAG
- a CDS encoding hypothetical protein (TriTrypDB/GeneDB-style sysID: LpmP.26.2280) translates to MPNPYSGNEKAAAFVNYYASPHMVSSSVNRLYYGGVERKKRAEARAMKEAYPPTPSARRSPAQLEAYLHNCVQGELLRRQQHRAALQQELYPDTEETPRYLSSKEMTHHIHHVYDEPLKVRRARAEELRRIFGTNKDAEEVKKETVYQYQRLPASSARAFAGSSPRTPSSAQYNNRGNTEVDTVAKYCKQLEKGWRPPSASTEYDDNRRLLVSQYDYHADPRKYTELTLKPRPLKGKERAALQVRLELLSRPTRINPPVVQNEEQGGPPPFRVSRKIRYDD, encoded by the coding sequence ATGCCCAACCCATACAGCGGCAACGAAAAGGCGGCGGCCTTTGTCAACTACTACGCCTCCCCACATATGGTGAGCAGCTCCGTCAATCGGCTCTACTACGGCGGGGTGGAGCGCAAGAAGCGGGCGGAGGCGCGTGCGATGAAGGAGGCGTACCCACCGACCCCCTCAGCTCGCCGCTCCCccgcgcagctggaggcgtaCCTGCACAACTGCGTGCAGGGCGAGCTGTTgcgccgacagcagcaccgggctgcgctgcagcaggagctgtaCCCAGACACTGAGGAGACGCCGCGCTACCTCTCCAGCAAGGAGATGACACATCACATTCACCATGTCTACGATGAGCCGCTGAAGGTGCGCAGGGCACGGGCggaagagctgcgccgtATCTTCGGTACAAACAAAGACGCTGAGGAGGTCAAGAAGGAGACGGTCTATCAGTACCAGCGTCTGCCAGCGTCCTCAGCGCGAGCGTTTGCGGGGTCGTCGCCGAGGACGCCCTCCTCGGCCCAGTACAACAACCGCGGCAACACTGAGGTCGACACCGTTGCCAAATACTGCAAGCAACTAGAGAAAGGGTGGCGGCCGCCCTCGGCGTCGACCGAGTACGACGACAATCGGCGCCTGCTCGTGTCTCAGTATGACTACCACGCGGATCCGCGCAAGTACACGGAGCTGACGTTGAAGCCGCGGCCGCTGAAGGGGAAGGAGcgggcggcactgcaggtgcggctggagctgctgtccCGCCCGACTCGAATAAACCCGCCTGTGGTACAGAATGAGGAGCAGGGAGGTCCGCCGCCGTTCCGTGTGAGTCGAAAAATTCGCTATGACGACtga